A region from the Bacillus thuringiensis genome encodes:
- a CDS encoding ABC transporter substrate-binding protein has protein sequence MDKNLLNLWQSFSSGNIKIQDLADFLNLSTKQTVRYLHKWMDEGWLTFISGKGRGKPSSLQWLKNIEQIYESHVMEIMDQQPVEKSSKYLLYNWSPNSKLRLMTKFHSKFGYIHNSDDKLIIPRRKPFLTTHPLEAADVHSAHIVANVFNRLVYMDEKGNILPEIAHSWDLTQSTLRLYLKKSIKFHDGSILTASDVKLCLSKLRSHTYYKDLWAPIEKIEVVSPLIIDIHYPKGCSYCLQMLCMINTSIYKENNGQIIGTGGFYIGENNLEKTSLIAFHDYFQERPLLDIVEFIQVPLEFDTIYQSSKHHKCNSTFQVERNSGFGVIIMNAWRDSSIQHIEVRNYLHSIIANNINHIHEYDSQKKPNIKSCLKDIDHQFNIPKRKRPEFKEPLIIKATQYTEATTKWLMNILEKENIPFQVKWVPFENYLKDEKLNEQVDLFIHGEVFEMNQEISFYYFLTARYSPLAKVLKTNESLRKQLSKYKHTHFEKWALLNKNLEKELIESSIMIPLYYDTRQIPFSSDLTNIKMKYFGYVDFSQLWIRPLI, from the coding sequence ATGGATAAAAATTTACTGAATCTATGGCAATCATTTTCTTCAGGAAATATAAAAATACAAGACCTAGCAGATTTTTTAAATTTAAGTACAAAGCAAACAGTACGTTACCTACATAAATGGATGGATGAAGGTTGGCTGACTTTCATTTCTGGAAAAGGTAGAGGAAAGCCCTCCTCTCTCCAATGGTTGAAAAATATAGAACAAATCTATGAGTCACATGTAATGGAAATTATGGACCAACAGCCTGTTGAAAAAAGTAGTAAATATTTACTATATAATTGGTCTCCAAACAGCAAACTACGCTTGATGACTAAGTTTCATTCAAAATTTGGCTATATACATAATTCAGATGATAAATTAATTATTCCTAGAAGAAAGCCCTTTTTAACAACACATCCGCTCGAGGCTGCCGATGTACATAGTGCACATATTGTCGCGAACGTTTTCAATCGACTTGTTTATATGGATGAAAAGGGGAACATATTACCTGAAATAGCTCACAGTTGGGATTTAACTCAATCTACGCTTAGACTATATTTAAAAAAGTCTATAAAATTTCATGATGGATCCATCTTAACAGCGTCTGATGTGAAACTATGTCTCTCAAAATTACGCAGTCATACATACTATAAAGATTTATGGGCACCCATAGAAAAAATAGAAGTTGTTTCACCATTAATTATTGATATACATTATCCAAAGGGGTGTAGTTATTGTTTACAAATGTTATGCATGATAAATACAAGCATTTATAAAGAAAATAACGGTCAAATCATAGGAACTGGTGGTTTTTATATAGGAGAGAATAACCTGGAGAAAACATCATTAATAGCATTTCATGATTATTTTCAAGAAAGACCTTTGCTAGATATAGTAGAATTCATTCAGGTCCCCCTAGAATTTGATACTATTTATCAATCTTCCAAACACCATAAATGTAATTCTACCTTTCAAGTAGAAAGGAATTCAGGTTTTGGCGTTATAATTATGAATGCTTGGCGCGATTCTTCCATTCAGCACATAGAAGTTCGTAATTACTTACATTCGATTATCGCTAACAATATAAATCATATTCATGAATATGATTCTCAAAAAAAACCAAATATTAAAAGCTGTTTGAAAGACATAGATCATCAATTCAATATTCCAAAAAGAAAACGTCCCGAATTTAAAGAACCACTTATTATAAAAGCTACTCAGTATACAGAAGCGACAACAAAATGGTTAATGAATATCTTAGAAAAAGAAAATATACCTTTTCAAGTTAAATGGGTTCCATTTGAAAACTATCTTAAGGATGAAAAACTTAATGAACAAGTTGATCTTTTTATTCATGGTGAAGTATTCGAGATGAACCAAGAGATATCATTTTATTATTTTTTAACAGCTAGATATTCACCATTGGCTAAAGTCTTAAAAACAAATGAATCACTAAGAAAGCAACTATCTAAGTACAAGCATACACATTTTGAAAAGTGGGCTTTATTAAATAAGAATCTTGAAAAAGAACTGATAGAATCCTCTATCATGATTCCCTTATACTATGATACACGTCAAATTCCTTTTTCATCAGATTTAACGAATATTAAGATGAAATATTTTGGTTATGTGGATTTTTCTCAACTTTGGATAAGACCTTTAATTTAA
- a CDS encoding alpha/beta-type small acid-soluble spore protein: protein MQIRENNNSNEILIAAAASAIEQMKYEIAQEFGVTLGPDSTARANGSVGGEITKRLVRMAQEQLSGQYKIH from the coding sequence ATGCAAATTCGCGAAAATAATAATTCAAACGAAATCTTAATAGCAGCTGCAGCAAGTGCAATTGAACAAATGAAATATGAAATTGCACAGGAGTTTGGTGTTACTCTTGGACCGGATTCAACAGCAAGAGCAAATGGTTCAGTAGGTGGAGAAATTACAAAACGTTTAGTTCGTATGGCGCAAGAGCAGTTATCAGGACAATATAAAATTCACTAA
- a CDS encoding HNH endonuclease, which translates to MNHFIVMQGHTYQEEKELEIIWSPKKDRGGNVPHSWKRMMDVKNGDRIFHYVKGDIVAVSIAEEDCKESNKPSIMKSHDQWNDEGYLVSLKYHELEKPINIREKFEEISQLLPIKYSPFQSDAKGNQGYLYPCNEELALKLIELISDLNIYEKKNEQLELSVDEVRRTENNTLIPVISETESEVKATIRIGQQKFRKALMDLWNGKCALCGINLPELLRASHSKPWKDSTSMERLNSYNGVLLCCNHDALYDKGFITFDGQGRLHISPLIVETDYLIFGLQPKAKVEIRPENKLYFKWHKRNIFKTK; encoded by the coding sequence ATGAATCATTTTATTGTTATGCAAGGACATACTTATCAAGAGGAAAAAGAATTAGAAATTATTTGGTCGCCTAAAAAGGATAGAGGCGGTAATGTACCACATTCATGGAAAAGAATGATGGATGTAAAAAATGGAGATCGAATCTTTCATTATGTAAAAGGGGATATTGTAGCGGTTAGTATTGCTGAGGAAGATTGTAAGGAATCGAATAAACCGTCGATTATGAAAAGTCATGATCAATGGAATGATGAGGGCTATTTGGTGTCTTTAAAATATCATGAGTTGGAAAAACCAATTAATATACGTGAGAAATTTGAAGAGATATCGCAGTTGTTGCCAATTAAATATTCACCTTTTCAATCAGATGCAAAAGGAAATCAAGGATATTTATATCCATGTAATGAAGAATTAGCCCTCAAATTAATTGAACTAATTAGTGATTTAAACATTTATGAGAAGAAAAATGAGCAATTAGAATTATCCGTTGATGAGGTAAGAAGGACTGAAAATAATACATTGATTCCTGTGATATCTGAAACGGAGTCAGAGGTAAAAGCTACAATACGAATTGGACAGCAAAAATTCAGGAAAGCATTAATGGATCTATGGAACGGAAAATGTGCATTATGCGGAATAAATTTGCCAGAGTTATTAAGAGCAAGTCATTCAAAGCCATGGAAAGATAGCACAAGTATGGAGCGATTAAATTCTTATAATGGTGTGTTACTTTGCTGTAATCATGATGCCTTGTATGATAAAGGGTTTATTACATTTGATGGCCAAGGGCGATTGCATATTTCGCCATTAATAGTAGAAACAGATTATTTGATATTTGGATTACAACCCAAAGCAAAGGTAGAAATTCGCCCAGAAAATAAATTATACTTTAAGTGGCATAAGAGGAATATTTTTAAAACAAAATAG
- a CDS encoding ArsR/SmtB family transcription factor translates to MKTVVTDRDLAEIREEDVDVLKVMAHPVRLQIVNELMHHKMCNVTQLTEILRLPQSTVSQHLSKLRGTVLRAERKGLEMHYYIDNAKARQIVGILGF, encoded by the coding sequence ATGAAAACAGTAGTAACTGATAGAGATTTAGCTGAAATCCGCGAAGAAGACGTAGATGTTCTAAAAGTAATGGCACATCCGGTTCGATTACAAATTGTAAATGAATTAATGCACCATAAAATGTGTAATGTTACGCAATTAACGGAAATATTAAGACTCCCACAATCTACTGTTTCACAGCATTTATCAAAATTAAGGGGAACTGTACTTCGTGCAGAAAGAAAGGGATTAGAGATGCATTATTATATAGATAATGCTAAAGCTCGTCAGATTGTAGGAATCTTAGGCTTTTAG
- a CDS encoding (deoxy)nucleoside triphosphate pyrophosphohydrolase — protein MKRKISVVGAVIVNENNEVLCALRSPKMTLPNYWEFPGGKINKGEEPQAALIREIKEELGCTIVVDEKVEEVEYEYKAIIVHLTTYKARILAGKPKALEHAELKWMSNKGLKHLKWAPADIPTVEAL, from the coding sequence ATGAAGAGAAAAATATCAGTTGTTGGTGCGGTAATTGTTAATGAAAATAATGAAGTTTTATGTGCATTACGTTCTCCTAAAATGACATTACCGAACTATTGGGAATTTCCAGGTGGTAAGATAAACAAGGGAGAAGAGCCACAAGCTGCATTAATTCGTGAAATTAAAGAAGAGCTCGGATGTACAATTGTTGTAGATGAGAAGGTAGAGGAAGTCGAGTACGAGTATAAAGCTATTATTGTTCATCTTACTACATATAAAGCAAGGATCTTGGCAGGTAAGCCTAAAGCTCTTGAGCATGCAGAGCTAAAATGGATGAGTAATAAAGGTTTAAAGCATTTAAAGTGGGCACCAGCTGATATTCCTACCGTAGAAGCACTGTAG
- a CDS encoding DUF2075 domain-containing protein: MISVAAKLSSFEIIKKKRKDFEQGSMKDFEIDRVPVVYIQRDKKNVYVGKSTDIYERFVAHISDESKTFNEVIVIKSELFNESSIKHIETLLIVYLSADDKFNLLNKVRGQKIHSYNGIENVQSMFQAIWNQLIEEGIASEKLGEIHNKFIYKYSPFKDLSANQIEVCKEIFNTMLTTSNSRHLITGDPGTGKTIVLTNILYALAYDNETGKAREGLNYEDIALVVPQTHSLNLYKSLMNKLGLQSITVLSPSQFIKQAKSRGTKYKYVFVDEAHRLKQYFGKQARDLKHLVTDNGYTTELALIETYAYHLTVVYDPYQTIRPADIDTDVFQRLTVNYKRHPLHKQFRLKSGDQYLAWLRKYLQIANNVGVYEEGLLQGYDFKVMDSITELNDSMKSLNKEYELCRVVSGYSWKWATQKDKTLYDIKDPVTGNTFIWNSKVKDWINFKNSVEEIGCIHTTQGADLNYIGVILGAEIDCYYTGEENGDYDLNKAKIIVNPKEYKDRNGLPIKGTDLNDEELTAYIKRIYYVLLSRGINGCYVYAVNQNMQKYLKEVVKVSQ, from the coding sequence TTGATATCAGTTGCAGCAAAATTATCTTCATTTGAAATAATTAAGAAGAAGCGAAAAGATTTTGAGCAAGGCAGTATGAAAGACTTTGAAATTGATAGAGTACCAGTAGTCTATATTCAAAGAGATAAGAAAAATGTATATGTAGGTAAGTCCACAGATATATATGAGCGTTTTGTTGCACATATAAGTGATGAAAGTAAAACATTCAATGAAGTTATTGTGATAAAAAGTGAATTATTTAATGAAAGTTCAATTAAGCATATTGAAACATTGTTAATTGTATATCTATCTGCAGATGATAAATTTAACTTACTAAATAAAGTAAGGGGCCAAAAGATTCATTCTTATAACGGGATTGAAAATGTTCAGAGTATGTTTCAGGCAATTTGGAATCAGTTAATTGAAGAAGGGATAGCTAGTGAGAAGTTAGGTGAGATACATAATAAATTTATTTATAAATATTCACCATTTAAAGACCTATCGGCTAATCAAATTGAGGTCTGTAAAGAAATTTTTAATACGATGCTTACCACATCAAATAGTCGACATTTGATTACAGGGGACCCAGGTACAGGTAAAACAATTGTATTAACAAACATCTTATATGCGCTTGCTTATGACAATGAAACTGGTAAAGCACGAGAGGGCTTGAATTATGAAGATATAGCACTTGTTGTTCCGCAAACTCACTCATTAAATTTATATAAGAGTTTAATGAACAAACTAGGTCTACAAAGTATTACAGTACTGTCACCTTCACAATTTATTAAGCAGGCAAAAAGTAGGGGTACAAAATATAAATATGTTTTTGTGGACGAAGCGCATCGTCTGAAACAATATTTTGGTAAACAAGCACGTGATTTAAAACATTTAGTCACTGATAATGGTTATACAACTGAGTTGGCGTTAATAGAAACATATGCATATCACTTAACTGTGGTTTATGATCCATACCAAACAATTCGACCTGCAGATATAGATACAGATGTATTTCAACGGTTGACAGTGAATTATAAGAGGCATCCCTTACATAAACAATTTCGTTTGAAATCTGGAGACCAATATCTAGCATGGCTGCGTAAATATCTACAAATAGCAAATAATGTTGGTGTTTATGAAGAAGGCTTATTGCAGGGTTATGACTTTAAAGTAATGGATTCTATTACAGAATTAAATGATTCTATGAAATCTTTAAATAAAGAATATGAATTATGTCGCGTAGTCTCAGGATATTCTTGGAAATGGGCTACACAAAAGGATAAGACTCTATATGATATCAAAGATCCTGTTACAGGTAATACATTTATATGGAACTCAAAGGTAAAAGATTGGATTAATTTTAAAAACAGTGTAGAGGAAATAGGATGTATTCATACTACTCAGGGTGCTGATTTAAATTATATTGGTGTGATTTTAGGAGCAGAAATTGATTGTTATTACACAGGTGAAGAAAATGGAGACTATGATTTGAATAAAGCAAAAATCATCGTCAATCCAAAAGAGTATAAAGATCGAAACGGCCTTCCTATTAAGGGGACGGATTTAAATGATGAAGAGTTAACAGCCTATATTAAACGTATTTATTATGTATTATTATCACGAGGGATAAATGGATGTTATGTCTATGCAGTAAATCAAAATATGCAAAAATATTTAAAGGAAGTAGTAAAAGTAAGTCAATAA
- a CDS encoding nucleotide pyrophosphohydrolase: MQDLQEAVIKFRDERNWGQFHNAKDLAISLNLEAAELLETFQWKSSEEATETKMQEIKEEIADVMIYLLMLSDKLNINLEEAVHAKLLKNAEKYPVEKAFGKNKKYNEL, from the coding sequence ATGCAAGATTTACAAGAGGCAGTAATAAAATTTCGAGACGAGAGAAATTGGGGTCAGTTTCATAATGCAAAGGATCTGGCAATTTCATTAAATTTAGAGGCAGCAGAATTACTTGAGACTTTTCAATGGAAGTCTAGTGAAGAAGCAACAGAAACTAAAATGCAGGAAATAAAAGAAGAAATAGCGGATGTAATGATTTATTTGCTGATGTTAAGTGATAAATTAAATATTAATTTAGAAGAGGCAGTACATGCTAAGCTACTTAAGAATGCAGAGAAATATCCAGTAGAAAAGGCATTTGGAAAAAATAAAAAATATAATGAACTGTAA
- a CDS encoding S-layer homology domain-containing protein, producing the protein MKLTKMLIIGATLATTTLTSLANVQADTVFKDVPANHWSYDAIMHLKDKKMIAGYGNGMFGLGDNITRGQAARLLYVYLQPLLVGDRFEDQFKDVKGTMFEKEIYAVVSSGLMNGYGDNEFGPNDVLTREQLAAILQKTFNLKQQSITTFNDVEKNYWATEAISALQENKIAVGTGDNLFEPKKVVTREQYAQFLYNAMRKLEKPGQPEVMPLGIPRSMVTDDFTFDKSLVDIVPVYSKSISKEAQDLINEINLKYDLDIKYWETSAVLHLASSKMAKENKDWYGPLSIDEKGGNNFAISFENHKPSIELTKRWITMIYPDLNLDKEIDKLVKNINMEYVFEKGGHKIKMGQTANYKGWRIYIGE; encoded by the coding sequence ATGAAACTAACAAAAATGCTTATAATAGGAGCTACACTTGCTACGACGACATTAACATCGTTAGCGAATGTACAAGCAGATACAGTATTTAAAGATGTTCCTGCAAATCACTGGTCTTATGATGCAATTATGCATCTAAAAGATAAAAAAATGATAGCTGGCTATGGAAATGGAATGTTTGGATTAGGCGATAATATTACGCGAGGACAAGCAGCTCGTCTGCTTTATGTGTATCTACAGCCATTACTTGTAGGTGATAGGTTTGAAGATCAATTTAAAGATGTAAAAGGTACTATGTTTGAAAAAGAAATTTATGCTGTTGTCAGTTCTGGTCTTATGAATGGATATGGGGATAATGAATTTGGACCAAATGATGTTTTAACTCGTGAACAATTAGCGGCAATTTTACAAAAAACATTTAATTTAAAGCAACAATCTATTACTACTTTTAATGATGTGGAAAAAAATTATTGGGCTACTGAGGCGATTAGTGCCCTACAAGAGAACAAAATTGCTGTGGGCACAGGTGATAATTTATTTGAGCCTAAAAAAGTAGTAACTCGTGAGCAGTATGCACAGTTTCTATATAATGCAATGCGTAAGTTAGAGAAGCCGGGACAACCTGAAGTAATGCCGTTGGGGATACCGAGATCCATGGTGACAGATGATTTCACTTTTGATAAATCGTTGGTTGATATTGTTCCTGTGTATAGTAAATCTATATCTAAAGAGGCGCAGGATCTCATTAATGAGATAAATTTGAAATATGATCTAGATATAAAGTATTGGGAGACAAGTGCTGTATTACATTTAGCTTCATCTAAAATGGCAAAAGAAAATAAAGATTGGTATGGACCATTGAGTATAGATGAAAAGGGCGGTAATAATTTTGCTATTAGCTTCGAAAATCATAAACCATCTATTGAATTGACGAAAAGATGGATTACTATGATATACCCAGATTTAAATTTAGACAAAGAGATTGATAAATTGGTCAAAAATATAAATATGGAATATGTGTTTGAAAAAGGCGGACATAAAATAAAAATGGGACAAACAGCTAATTATAAGGGCTGGCGCATTTATATTGGTGAATAA